TGCGCGCACTCGACGGCATTTCGTTCGACGTGCATGCGGGCGAAGTGCATGGCCTGATGGGCGAGAACGGCGCGGGCAAGTCGACGCTGCTGAAGATTCTCGGCGGTGAATACCAGCCCGATGCGGGCAGCGTGCTGGTCGACGGCCAGTCCGTGCAGTTCGCGAATGCGGCCGCGTCGATCGCGGCCGGCATCGCGGTGATTCACCAGGAGCTGCAGTACGTGCCCGACCTGACGGTCGCGGAGAACCTGCTGCTCGGCCGCCTGCCGAACGCGTTCGGCTGGGTGAGGAAGCGCGAGGCGAAGCGCTACGTGCGCGAGCGCCTCGCGGCGATGGGCGTCGATCTCGATCCCGACGCGAAGCTCGGGCGGCTGTCGATCGCGCAGCGGCAGATGGTCGAGATCTGCAAGGCGCTGATGCGCAATGCGCGCGTGATCGCGCTCGACGAACCGACGAGCTCGCTGTCGCATCGCGAGACCGAGGTGCTGTTCAAGCTCGTCGACGACCTGCGCGCGCAGGGCCGTGCGCTGATCTACATCTCGCACCGGATGGACGAGATCTACCGGCTCTGCAATGCGTGCACGATCTTCCGCGACGGGCGCAAGATCGCGTCGCACGAATCGCTCGCCGACGTGCCGCGCGAACGGCTCGTCGCCGAGATGGTCGGGCGCGAGATTTCGGACATCTACCATTACGCGCCGCGCGCGCTGGGCGACGTGCGGTTCTCCGCCGAAGGCGTCGACGGCCATGCCCTGCGCGAACCGGCGAGCTTCTCGGTGCGCGCGGGCGAGATCGTCGGCTTCTTCGGGCTGGTCGGCGCGGGCCGCAGCGAGCTGATGCGGCTCGTGTACGGCGCGGACCACCGGCGCGCGGGCGTGCTGACGCTCGACGGCGCGCGCATCGACGTGAAGCGCACCGGCGACGCGATCCGCCACGGCATCGTGCTGTGCCCCGAGGACCGCAAGGAAGAAGGGATCATCGCGATCGCGTCGGTCGCGGAGAACATCAACATCAGCTGTCGCCGCCATTCGCTGCGCGCGGGGTTGTTCATCAACCGCAAGGCCGAAAGCGAAACGGCCGACCGCTTCATCCAGCGGCTGAAGATCAAGACGCCGAACCGGCGCCAGAAGATCCGCTTCCTGTCGGGCGGCAACCAGCAGAAGGCGATCCTGTCGCGCTGGCTGGCGGAGCCCGACCTGAAGGTCGTGATCCTCGACGAACCGACGCGCGGGATCGACGTCGGTGCGAAGCACGAGATCTACGACGTGATCTACCGGCTCGCGGAGCGCGGCTGCGCGATCGTGATGGTGTCGTCGGAGCTGCCGGAAGTGCTCGGCGTGTCCGACCGCATCGTCGTGATGCGTGAAGGCCGGATCGCCGGCGAGCTGCCGCGCGAGCAGGCGGACGAACACGCGGTGCTGAGCCTTGCGCTGCCGCAGACGAGCGCGGTCGAGGCGGCCTGACGCGATACACGACATTCGAATCGAACACGCGCGGCGCGGGCCGCGCGATGCAGGAGCAGGAGACACCATCATGCAAGTCAACGAAAACCTTGCCAGCGCCGCCGTGAAGCCCACGGCCGACGCGCTGGTTCCGCAGCAGGGCGACCGCCAGAAGTGGTGGCAGCATCTGACCGAATACAGCCTGATCGCGATCTTCGCGGTGATGTTCATCACGATGTCGCTGACCGTCGATCACTTCTTCTCGATCGACAACATGCTCGGCCTCGCGCTGTCGATCTCGCAGATCGGCATGGTCGCGTGCACGATGATGTTCTGTCTCGCGTCGCGCGACTTCGACCTGTCGATCGGCTCGACCGTCGCGTTCTCCGGCGTGTTGTGCGCGATGGTGCTGAACGCGACCGACAACACGTTCGTCGCGATCATCGCGGCGGTCGCGGCCGGCGCCGCGATCGGCTTCGTGAACGGCGCGGTGATCGCGTACCTGCGCATCAACGCGCTGATCACGACGCTCGCGACGATGGAAATCGTGCGCGGGCTCGGCTTCATCGTGTCGAAAGGGCAGGCGGTCGGCGTGTCGTCGGACACCTTCATCGCGCTCGGCGGGTTGTCGATGTTCGGCGTGTCGCTGCCGATCTGGGTCACGCTGCTGTGCTTCATCGCGTTCGGCGTGCTGCTGAACCAGACCGTGTACGGCCGCAACACGCTCGCGATCGGCGGCAATCCCGAGGCATCGCGACTCGCGGGGATCAACGTCGAACGTACGCGCGTGTACATCTTCCTGATCCAGGGCGCGGTGA
The DNA window shown above is from Burkholderia cepacia and carries:
- the araG gene encoding L-arabinose ABC transporter ATP-binding protein AraG; the encoded protein is MSAALRFDNIGKVFPGVRALDGISFDVHAGEVHGLMGENGAGKSTLLKILGGEYQPDAGSVLVDGQSVQFANAAASIAAGIAVIHQELQYVPDLTVAENLLLGRLPNAFGWVRKREAKRYVRERLAAMGVDLDPDAKLGRLSIAQRQMVEICKALMRNARVIALDEPTSSLSHRETEVLFKLVDDLRAQGRALIYISHRMDEIYRLCNACTIFRDGRKIASHESLADVPRERLVAEMVGREISDIYHYAPRALGDVRFSAEGVDGHALREPASFSVRAGEIVGFFGLVGAGRSELMRLVYGADHRRAGVLTLDGARIDVKRTGDAIRHGIVLCPEDRKEEGIIAIASVAENINISCRRHSLRAGLFINRKAESETADRFIQRLKIKTPNRRQKIRFLSGGNQQKAILSRWLAEPDLKVVILDEPTRGIDVGAKHEIYDVIYRLAERGCAIVMVSSELPEVLGVSDRIVVMREGRIAGELPREQADEHAVLSLALPQTSAVEAA
- the araH gene encoding L-arabinose ABC transporter permease AraH, with translation MQVNENLASAAVKPTADALVPQQGDRQKWWQHLTEYSLIAIFAVMFITMSLTVDHFFSIDNMLGLALSISQIGMVACTMMFCLASRDFDLSIGSTVAFSGVLCAMVLNATDNTFVAIIAAVAAGAAIGFVNGAVIAYLRINALITTLATMEIVRGLGFIVSKGQAVGVSSDTFIALGGLSMFGVSLPIWVTLLCFIAFGVLLNQTVYGRNTLAIGGNPEASRLAGINVERTRVYIFLIQGAVTALAGVILASRITSGQPNAAQGFELNVISACVLGGVSLMGGRATISGVVIGVLIMGTVENVMNLLNIDAFYQYLVRGAILLAAVLLDQLKNRGVRD